A stretch of the Haloplanus aerogenes genome encodes the following:
- a CDS encoding transposase, translating into MLRVSTHSHKSYAFYEFLPPKETRRLLEKLEFYFTPKHGSWLNMVEIESSALTTECLDRRIPDAATLRAEVAAWERTRNEDESAIDWQFTAEDARIKLRQLYPTNHA; encoded by the coding sequence ATTCTTCGAGTTTCCACTCATTCGCACAAATCCTACGCATTCTATGAGTTTCTTCCACCGAAAGAAACACGGCGTCTCCTTGAGAAGCTAGAGTTCTATTTCACGCCCAAGCACGGCAGCTGGCTCAATATGGTCGAAATTGAGTCCAGCGCACTCACTACTGAATGTCTCGATCGTCGTATTCCCGACGCAGCGACCCTCCGTGCGGAGGTCGCTGCGTGGGAGCGCACTCGAAATGAGGATGAGTCAGCTATCGACTGGCAGTTCACTGCCGAGGATGCACGTATCAAACTCCGTCAGTTATATCCCACAAATCACGCTTGA
- a CDS encoding ABC transporter ATP-binding protein, producing the protein MNETDHTSVGRRDQLHALLRVARYRPQFTIGIIFGGVFAALLEGIGIGFILPIVEIVQSSGDPAQQADGIIRVFVSVYQFFGLPFSLGFVVAGVSAVLIVRWTLTFFVRWMWSALAIDYTRYLQRESFDNALDARIEYFDQEGSDDILNAIVTQSEYAGRTIRFVINFIEQGFLTLMYLVVAFAIAPVLALVTLIFLGGIAVLFRYVIEPGYELGDKVADANERVQQAAQAGTQGIRDTKLFGLKNELFDDFRDSVNQYAESKIRLRRNEQAIQNFYNLLTAVSVFILIYLALTFANLSLGALGVFLFAMFRLGPKASGLNSRLYRIENNLPHLVRTQKFIDELEQNAEPMINSEPVPNEIQTVDFDDVYFSYEGQEDEALAGVSFKFQKSEFIGLIGRSGAGKSTIISLLVRMYEPDSGEIRANNRPIHEMDIDEWRSQIAVVRQDPFIFNHTLRYNLTIGNRSVSEKELDRVAQIARIDEFFDDLPNGYETQLGDDGVRLSGGQRQRVALARALLKDADILVLDEATSNLDSNLEEEVQTAIENMNRDYAIVGIAHRLSTVRNADRIYSVDDGKIVEMGQHEELIDNDGQYAELYGIQSQDGGTRDQ; encoded by the coding sequence ATGAATGAAACCGACCATACGTCGGTAGGCCGGCGCGATCAACTTCATGCACTTCTACGGGTTGCCAGATACCGGCCGCAATTCACTATAGGGATTATTTTCGGAGGCGTCTTTGCGGCACTCTTAGAGGGTATCGGAATCGGATTCATTCTGCCCATCGTCGAAATCGTGCAATCATCGGGTGACCCGGCACAGCAGGCAGACGGGATCATACGAGTGTTCGTGTCCGTGTATCAGTTTTTTGGACTCCCGTTCAGTTTAGGATTCGTCGTTGCTGGCGTGAGTGCTGTCCTAATTGTTCGGTGGACGTTGACATTCTTCGTCCGATGGATGTGGAGCGCGCTAGCTATTGATTACACGCGATATCTTCAGCGTGAATCGTTCGACAATGCACTTGACGCACGTATCGAGTACTTCGATCAAGAAGGTTCAGACGACATTTTAAACGCAATTGTCACGCAGTCAGAGTACGCGGGCCGGACGATTCGATTCGTTATTAATTTCATCGAACAGGGATTCCTGACGCTGATGTATCTCGTGGTCGCATTTGCTATTGCACCGGTACTTGCGCTCGTTACTCTAATATTCCTCGGCGGCATTGCGGTGCTGTTTCGATATGTTATCGAACCAGGATACGAACTCGGAGATAAGGTCGCCGACGCGAACGAGCGGGTCCAGCAAGCCGCTCAAGCAGGGACACAAGGGATTCGCGATACGAAACTGTTCGGTCTGAAAAATGAACTCTTTGACGACTTCCGCGATAGTGTCAACCAGTACGCTGAGTCAAAGATCAGGCTACGACGAAACGAACAGGCGATACAAAACTTCTACAACCTCTTGACCGCAGTCTCCGTATTTATTCTTATTTACCTCGCACTCACGTTCGCGAACCTCTCACTTGGTGCATTGGGGGTATTCCTGTTTGCAATGTTCCGACTCGGACCAAAGGCAAGCGGCTTGAATTCAAGACTCTACCGGATTGAGAATAACCTCCCGCATCTCGTCCGAACGCAGAAATTCATTGACGAACTCGAACAAAATGCTGAACCAATGATTAATTCAGAGCCTGTACCAAACGAGATTCAAACTGTTGATTTCGATGATGTGTACTTCTCCTATGAGGGGCAGGAAGACGAAGCACTCGCAGGAGTATCCTTCAAGTTCCAAAAAAGTGAGTTTATTGGACTCATCGGACGTTCTGGAGCCGGAAAGTCCACAATCATCTCATTGCTTGTCCGTATGTACGAACCAGACTCCGGCGAGATTCGGGCGAACAATCGACCGATTCACGAGATGGACATTGACGAGTGGCGCTCACAAATTGCCGTAGTGCGACAAGATCCGTTCATCTTCAACCATACGTTGCGATACAACCTCACCATCGGAAATAGGAGCGTTTCCGAGAAGGAACTTGACCGCGTCGCCCAGATCGCTAGGATCGATGAGTTTTTCGACGACCTACCGAACGGGTATGAGACGCAACTCGGGGACGACGGCGTTAGGTTATCAGGTGGACAGCGACAGCGCGTCGCACTGGCTCGAGCACTGTTGAAAGACGCGGACATATTAGTGCTCGATGAGGCAACGAGCAACCTTGATTCGAATCTGGAAGAAGAAGTACAGACCGCTATTGAGAACATGAATCGCGATTACGCCATAGTAGGGATCGCGCATCGACTCTCGACCGTGAGGAACGCTGACCGAATTTATTCAGTGGATGATGGGAAGATCGTCGAGATGGGACAGCATGAGGAGTTGATCGACAACGACGGACAGTATGCTGAACTATACGGTATTCAGTCACAGGATGGTGGTACAAGAGATCAGTGA